A genomic segment from Pistricoccus aurantiacus encodes:
- the pelF gene encoding GT4 family glycosyltransferase PelF — protein MQFPQLSANDPPADVILLLEGTYPMVRGGVAGWLDQLIRGLPELSFAVIFLGSRPQDYQGLRYELADNVVHLECHYLVDGSVQRKANRRPPRGCPAAFAASRRFHEHLKKDSATPDQALSEVTQLLGKRGGLSREDFLHSEAAWHEIVRHYEEDYTEPSFLHYFWSVRNMHAPLFVLAEIANNLPPGRCLHAISTGYGGFLGALAHHRTGLPLLVTEHGIYTKERHIDLLEAEWIHTPQDRLSHGLSYDTGYLRHLWIRFFQSLGRMTYSAAARITTLYCGNQQRQIADGADPARTEVIPNGIKIERFRPLREQTQANDRPIVVLLGRVTPIKDIKTFIRSMHHLLARVPEAEGWIVGPDDEDPAYAQECRDLTEQLMLGERLKFLGFQSTEKILAQAKLVVLTSISEAQPLVVLEALAAGVPVITSDVGSCREMLLGDGSPAQAAGRIVPIASPERTASAAAELLNSRDAWQAAREVGIERVEQEYAEALMLERYRTLYQGAAGEDVEHHSKETALWPE, from the coding sequence ATGCAATTCCCCCAACTGAGTGCGAATGACCCACCCGCGGACGTGATACTGCTGCTGGAAGGTACCTATCCGATGGTGCGAGGCGGGGTGGCCGGCTGGCTGGATCAGTTGATACGAGGACTGCCGGAGTTGAGTTTCGCGGTGATCTTTCTCGGCAGCCGTCCCCAGGATTATCAAGGACTGCGCTATGAGCTGGCGGACAACGTGGTCCATCTGGAATGTCACTATCTGGTGGACGGTTCGGTGCAGCGCAAGGCCAATCGGCGACCGCCTCGAGGCTGTCCCGCGGCCTTCGCCGCCAGTCGTCGGTTTCACGAACATCTCAAGAAGGATTCTGCCACCCCGGATCAGGCGCTGAGCGAAGTGACTCAGCTACTCGGCAAGCGTGGCGGCCTGTCTCGCGAAGACTTCCTGCATAGCGAAGCCGCCTGGCACGAAATCGTCAGGCACTACGAGGAGGACTATACGGAGCCCTCCTTCCTTCACTACTTCTGGTCCGTGCGCAACATGCACGCACCCTTGTTCGTACTGGCGGAAATCGCCAACAACCTGCCGCCGGGTCGCTGTCTGCACGCCATTTCCACCGGGTACGGCGGTTTTCTCGGCGCCTTGGCCCACCATCGTACCGGGCTCCCGCTGCTGGTGACCGAGCATGGCATCTATACCAAGGAGCGGCATATCGATCTGCTCGAGGCGGAGTGGATTCATACGCCGCAGGATCGCCTGAGTCATGGCTTGAGCTACGACACCGGCTATCTGCGTCATCTGTGGATACGCTTTTTCCAGAGCCTGGGCCGCATGACCTACTCCGCCGCGGCACGCATCACCACCCTTTACTGCGGCAATCAGCAGCGTCAGATTGCCGACGGCGCGGACCCCGCTCGCACGGAGGTCATTCCCAACGGTATCAAGATCGAGCGTTTTCGCCCCTTGCGGGAGCAGACCCAGGCCAACGACCGTCCGATCGTGGTACTGCTCGGCCGGGTCACGCCCATCAAGGACATCAAGACCTTCATTCGCTCCATGCACCACCTGTTGGCCCGGGTACCGGAGGCGGAGGGCTGGATCGTCGGCCCGGACGACGAGGACCCCGCCTATGCCCAGGAATGCCGAGATCTGACCGAACAGCTCATGCTCGGCGAGCGGCTCAAGTTTCTGGGCTTTCAATCCACGGAGAAAATTCTCGCCCAGGCGAAGCTGGTGGTGCTGACCTCGATCAGCGAGGCGCAGCCGCTGGTGGTACTGGAAGCGCTGGCGGCCGGCGTGCCGGTGATCACCAGCGATGTCGGCTCCTGTCGTGAAATGCTGCTGGGGGACGGCTCGCCGGCCCAGGCCGCGGGGCGTATCGTGCCCATCGCCAGCCCGGAGCGAACCGCGAGCGCCGCCGCGGAACTGTTGAATTCCCGAGATGCCTGGCAAGCTGCCAGAGAGGTGGGCATCGAGCGCGTCGAGCAAGAATACGCCGAGGCGCTGATGCTGGAGCGCTATCGCACCCTTTATCAGGGCGCCGCCGGCGAAGACGTCGAGCATCATTCCAAGGAGACCGCCCTATGGCCGGAATAG
- a CDS encoding PelD GGDEF domain-containing protein → MNKDTNSATQEEARRAFSVDGTMITRASDIKVEPPSHSKRLLETLLIGLGVPALGFLFSPQDPLLIELGAPWLLMAGPVLMGSLHGSLYGVIAALLAIALMVVVQSGLHIVGLSVFRGVIAIHAIALLMLGLGCGELTTRLRCKLRQLSLLATTQDLRQEAFLRHYHLLRVSHDQLTEQMASKPFTLRDTLTRLTRNLAERVQRDTDERVSLERLGDEILSFIGQHSRVQQAALLPVDAEGKLTAPVAWLGAPSELDLSDTLLQECLHRGQLVGLNDFLEAEANTPLCAVPLVDIREHVHGVVAVMDIPFVDFHDGQLQLLSVIGAHLGDLFSARSDDDDDLEESLEIWIKHAHRDHLTSTIVSVTLPEALGERYGPQVARLIDKQRRGLDRSWDIRLDSGRRRFIVLMPLADIHSLTPFRARLTPPLESLFEQDELPRGVTFSSLVIDGDRSAELLLDTLHSDEMRYATS, encoded by the coding sequence ATGAACAAGGACACCAACAGCGCGACGCAGGAGGAGGCGCGGCGAGCATTCTCGGTGGACGGCACCATGATTACCCGAGCGAGCGACATCAAGGTCGAGCCTCCTTCGCACAGCAAACGCCTTCTCGAAACGCTGCTTATCGGTCTTGGTGTCCCGGCGCTGGGGTTCCTCTTCAGCCCTCAGGATCCCTTGCTGATCGAACTGGGAGCGCCTTGGCTGTTGATGGCCGGCCCCGTGCTGATGGGGTCGCTGCATGGCTCGCTCTATGGCGTTATCGCTGCCTTGCTTGCCATCGCCTTGATGGTCGTGGTGCAAAGCGGCCTGCATATCGTTGGTCTGTCGGTGTTCCGTGGCGTCATCGCCATTCATGCCATCGCCCTGCTGATGCTAGGGCTGGGGTGCGGGGAATTGACGACGCGGCTGCGCTGCAAGCTGCGTCAGCTATCGCTGCTGGCCACCACTCAGGATCTACGTCAGGAAGCCTTTCTTCGCCACTACCATCTGCTCCGGGTTTCTCACGACCAGCTGACGGAACAGATGGCTTCCAAGCCCTTCACGCTTCGCGATACCTTGACGCGGCTGACGCGCAACCTGGCGGAGCGGGTTCAACGGGATACGGATGAGCGCGTCTCTTTGGAGCGTCTTGGCGACGAGATACTGTCCTTTATCGGCCAGCACAGCCGAGTGCAGCAGGCAGCGTTGCTGCCCGTCGACGCCGAGGGCAAGCTGACGGCTCCGGTGGCCTGGCTGGGTGCGCCGAGCGAACTCGATCTGTCCGATACGCTACTGCAAGAATGTCTGCATCGCGGTCAACTAGTGGGGTTGAACGACTTTCTCGAGGCCGAGGCGAATACTCCCCTATGCGCAGTGCCTCTGGTCGACATTCGAGAGCATGTGCACGGCGTCGTCGCCGTGATGGACATTCCTTTCGTGGATTTCCATGATGGCCAGCTACAGCTGCTCTCGGTGATTGGCGCGCATCTGGGCGATCTGTTCAGCGCCCGCAGCGACGATGACGACGATCTCGAAGAAAGCCTGGAAATCTGGATCAAGCACGCCCATCGGGATCATCTCACCTCGACGATCGTCAGCGTTACCCTGCCAGAGGCGCTTGGGGAGCGTTACGGCCCTCAGGTAGCACGTCTTATCGACAAGCAGCGCCGCGGTCTCGACAGAAGCTGGGATATTCGACTCGATAGCGGTCGCCGACGCTTTATCGTCCTGATGCCGCTGGCGGACATCCATTCGCTGACGCCCTTTCGAGCCCGCCTGACGCCGCCGCTGGAGTCGCTGTTCGAGCAGGATGAACTGCCCAGGGGGGTAACGTTCTCAAGCCTTGTCATCGACGGCGATCGTTCCGCGGAATTGCTGCTGGATACGCTGCACAGCGATGAGATGCGCTATGCCACATCATGA
- the pelG gene encoding exopolysaccharide Pel transporter PelG, whose product MAGIGFELRRLLNQNSYLSMLRAYGYAALIGSGPWVMSILAVMALGMLSVVNSGLPQAPRFITNFLVSVTWLVASSLILTGGIQLVFTRFVADRLYENRADQVMPNLLGMMTLITLVAGGLGLLAIFSVFDGTQWPYRLLMAISFVLLCNVWCITVFVAGLKAYRRVLLAFALGYGSMLILGLLWQGHGIEGLLSAFAVGQGLLLFFLMGMVAKTFPSRQGWAFNVFRAGQWQPKLLLVGFFYNLGIWADKLVFWFNPDTSVSIIGPLRASPLHDLPLFVAYLSIVPGMTIFLMRIETNFAENCREFDRAIRGGRPLAEIEQWRLAMVKSVRRGIYDIVKVQGVTVLLLMLAGPSLLNLLGFSSWYLPLFNVFLVAVAIQVLFMALLNVLFYLDHLTPALWLCALFCVSNVVFTLISQSLGPTFYGYGYAASLLMVTLIGLSRLDGEFSRLTLRTFMRQP is encoded by the coding sequence ATGGCCGGAATAGGCTTCGAACTGCGCCGCCTGCTCAACCAGAACAGCTATCTGAGCATGCTGCGAGCTTACGGCTACGCCGCGCTTATCGGCTCCGGCCCTTGGGTCATGTCCATCCTGGCGGTCATGGCGCTGGGGATGCTGAGCGTTGTCAACTCAGGGCTTCCTCAGGCGCCGCGATTCATCACCAATTTTCTGGTGTCCGTCACCTGGCTGGTGGCTTCGTCGCTGATTCTCACCGGCGGTATACAGCTGGTTTTTACCCGCTTCGTGGCGGATCGCCTGTACGAGAATCGCGCGGATCAGGTGATGCCCAACCTGCTGGGCATGATGACCCTGATTACACTGGTCGCGGGCGGTCTGGGGCTGCTGGCGATTTTCAGCGTCTTCGACGGGACTCAATGGCCTTACCGCCTGCTGATGGCGATCAGTTTCGTACTGCTGTGCAACGTCTGGTGCATCACGGTGTTTGTCGCCGGGCTCAAGGCCTACCGGCGCGTTCTGCTGGCCTTCGCCCTCGGCTACGGCAGCATGCTGATACTGGGTCTGCTGTGGCAGGGCCATGGCATCGAAGGGTTGCTGAGCGCCTTCGCCGTGGGCCAAGGTCTGCTGCTGTTCTTCCTGATGGGCATGGTGGCGAAGACCTTTCCCAGCCGACAGGGCTGGGCCTTCAATGTCTTTCGCGCGGGCCAGTGGCAGCCCAAGCTGCTGCTGGTGGGTTTTTTCTACAACCTGGGCATCTGGGCGGACAAGCTGGTGTTCTGGTTCAACCCGGATACTTCGGTATCGATCATTGGCCCTTTGAGAGCCTCGCCGCTGCACGACCTGCCGCTCTTCGTCGCCTATCTTTCCATCGTGCCGGGCATGACCATCTTCCTGATGCGTATCGAGACCAATTTCGCCGAGAACTGCCGCGAATTCGATCGTGCCATTCGCGGCGGCCGTCCGCTGGCGGAAATCGAGCAGTGGCGGCTCGCCATGGTGAAAAGCGTGCGTCGCGGCATCTACGACATCGTCAAGGTCCAGGGCGTCACGGTGCTGCTGCTGATGCTGGCCGGTCCCAGCCTGCTGAATCTACTCGGCTTCTCGTCCTGGTATCTGCCGCTGTTCAATGTCTTTCTGGTGGCGGTGGCGATCCAGGTACTGTTCATGGCCCTGCTCAACGTGCTCTTTTACCTGGATCACCTGACGCCGGCACTGTGGCTTTGTGCGCTCTTCTGCGTCAGCAACGTCGTGTTCACGCTGATCTCCCAGTCCCTTGGGCCCACCTTCTACGGTTACGGCTATGCCGCCTCGCTGCTGATGGTGACCCTGATCGGCCTTAGTCGTCTGGACGGAGAATTCTCGCGACTGACGCTGCGTACCTTCATGCGTCAGCCTTAG